In Campylobacter sp. RM16187, the DNA window AGCGAGTTGCTCGCAACTTACAAAAATGATGTGTTAAACGATCTTTATGCGCCTTGTTTTAAAATTTATAACGATATGAAAGAGTATAAGGATATGTTTTTAAGCGGAAGTGGCAGTACTGTTTTTAAGGTAATAAATGGGTAAAGATTTAGCAAAAAATAAAAAAGCACTTCACGACTTTAGCATACTTGAAACTTTTGAGACCGGCATAGTGCTAAAAGGTAGCGAAGTAAAGGCACTTCGTGCAGGACGGGCAAATTTAAAAGATAGCTTTGTGAGAATTATAAAAGGCGAGATGTTTTTACTAAATGCGCACATCAGCCATCTTAGTACGACACATTCGACATTTCGCCCTGACGAAAGAGCTCCAAGAAAACTGCTTATGCACAGAAAGCAGATAGATAAACTCTTTGGAGCGGTAACACAAGAAGGTCTTACTTTAGTTGCGCTGGTGCTTTATCTAAACGATAAAAATATAGTAAAAGCTAAAATAGCCCTAGCCAAAGGTAAAAACTTGCATGACAAACGCGAAAGTTTAAAAAAGCGAGAGGCCGACAAAGAGGCTCGTGCAGCAATGAAAAGATATATATAAAATTTAAAGGAATAATATGAAAAAAATATTTTTAGCAATTCTATGTGTGATTTTTTTAGTCGGTTGCGGCAAAGAGGACGAGACAGCAAAAGCTCCTGCTAAGGTAGAGGGTTACAAAGCAGGCGAAGAGATCAAGCTTACTAGTGTATTTGGAAAAGAGCTAACCTTGCTTAGAACACAAGGTGGATTTGTCATAAAAGGCGATGAGAGTAAGATAATAATGTTTGATATCTTTGGCACATTTTGTCCTCCTTGTCAAAAAGAGGCGCCTGAACTAATGGATTTTCAGCTAAAAAACAATAAAGATTTTACAATAATTGCATTAACTCACTTTGAAAATGTAACAAACCAACACGTTATAGAGAATTTTGCACAAAAATACAACGCATATTATTTCATCTCAAACGATATGCCTGTAAACGATAAGCTTAGCGCTCAAATTCTAGAAGATATCAAATATCCGCATCTTGAGTCTGTGCCAATAAAAATGGTGCTTAAAAACGGAATCTATCAACCACTAACAGATATTGCCAGCGGAAAATTTGGAGTACATTACTATCTGGGCGGGATTCACTTAGACAAATTGACTCAGGATTTTGAGAGAATCAAAAATGTCAACTAAAACTAGCGAAAGAACGCTGAAAAATACGAGTCTAAAAGAAAAAATTAAATTTCCTAAAAAATTTAAAGTTATTTTATTAAACGATGATGTGACAAGTATGGATTTTGTAGTAGATGTTTTGACGCAAATTTTTCACTATAGTGCACAAAGCGCCATTGCATTGATGTTAAAAGTTCACAACGAAGGAAGTGCTGTATGTGGGGTTTATATCAAAGAAATTGCTCTTAGTAAGCAAAACGAAGTTAGAAAAGCAGCTATCAACGCTGGATATCCGCTAAAAGTAGATATAGAGGAGGAGTGATGCTGGATGCAAATTTAAGCTATTTTTTGGAAAAAGCCGGACAGTTCGCATACTCAAATTCGCATGAATATTTAACAAGTGAGCATATATTATTTGTGTTAATCAACCTAAATGAAGAGAGTAGAGACATGCTCGCTAGTGCAGGACTTAGAGATATTGAAGGATTAAGAAACGATCTTAAAAACTATCTTGCACAAAATAACGAACAAGTTACACAAAACAAACAACCTAAAATGACACTGTTGCTTGAGCAAATTTTTAAAGAACTTACAGATGAAACAAAGGCTCAGAATAAAAATATAGGAATTAGAGAGCTTTTGTATAAAATTGCGGTCAGCAAAGATAGCTTTTGCTCACAAATTTTAGATTTTTATGGGGTAGACGCACAAAAGATAAAAGAGGAAACAACGGCTGACAGCGATAAGTTTGAAAATTTAAGTAAATTTGCAATAAATCTAACAGTTCTTGCAAAAGAGGGAAAGATTGATCCTATTATAGGCAGGATCAATGAGCTAGAAAGGCTTATGCAGACCCTAAGTCGCCGCAAGAAAAATAATCCTTTATTAGTCGGTGAGGCCGGAGTAGGAAAAACCGCAATAGTAGAAGGATTGGCCCTAAAAATTTCTCAAGATAAAGTGCCAGATAAACTCAAAGGGTCTCAAATTTTCGCCCTTGATATAGGAGCTATGATAGCTGGCACAAAATATCGCGGTGATTTTGAAAAACGACTAAAAGATGTCATAGATGAGGCTAGCAATCACGAAAATGCAGTACTTTTCATAGATGAGATTCATACAATAATAGGAGCAGGTGCTACAAGCGGCGGAAGTCTTGATATGTCAAATTTACTAAAACCAGCCCTTGCCAACGGCTCACTTAGATGTATAGGCGCAACTACATATACTGAGTATAGAAATTTTTTTGAAAAGGAGAAGGCTCTATCAAGACGCTTTGCCAAAATAGACGTGGAGGAGCCAAGCATAGAGGATAGCGTTGAAATTTTAAAAGGGCTTCGCACCAAATACGAGAAATTTCACAACGTTAAGTATAGTGACGAGATTTTAAAACTAAGTGTAGAGCTAGCTAAAAAATATATCAATGATCGATTTTTGCCAGATAGTGCGATAGACCTTATAGATGAGGTTGGAGCAAGGTTGGCATTAAAAGAGAAAAAAAATGTAAAAGTTAAAAAAAGCGATATAAGCGAAGTTTTAAGCAAGATTGCAAATATTCCTAATACAACCGATGTAAAGACTAATGACATTTCATTTTTAAAAGATCTTGAAAAGAATTTAAAATCTGAAATTTTCGGACAAGACGATGCCGTTAAAACTCTAGCCGATGCGATAAAGCGCTCGTATGCAGGACTTAAAAATCCTACTTCACCTATAGGCGTATTTTTATTTACAGGCTCAAGTGGTGTAGGTAAAAGCGAGCTGGCAATATCGCTGGCTAGAAATTTAAACATCAATTTTGAGCGCTTTGATATGAGTGAATACATGGAAAAACACAGCGTCTCAAGGCTTATCGGAGCGCCTCCCGGATATGTGGGCTTTGAAGGCGGAGGTATGCTTACAAATTCGATCAAAAAGCACCCTTATAGCGTAATTTTGTTTGACGAGATCGAAAAGGCAAACGACGAGCTTGTAAATGTCTTTTTACAAATTTTTGATAGCGCAAGCCTAACTGATAACACCGGCGCAAAGAGTGATTTTAGAAATACTATCATAATTATGACTTCAAATTTAGGTTCAAAAGAGGCTCCAAAAATGGGCTTTAGCAAAGATGAAAGCAGTCGAAGCGATAGTGCTGTTAAAAATTTCTTTAGTCCAGAATTTAGAAATAGAATCGATGCGGTAGTTCATTTTAACGATCTTAACGAAGATATTTTAGCTCGAATAACTCAAAAAATAATAGACGAATTAAACTTCAACCTAAAAGAGAAAAAAGTTATAATCAAAGCCGATACAAAAGCTAAAGAATATCTTTACAAAAAAGGCTATAGCAACGAATTTGGAGCTAGAAATTTAAAACGCATAATACAAGATGAAATTTCAACTAAAATTAGTGATGAAATTTTATTCGGAACTCTTAAAACTGGAGGGGTAGTCAATATCGGCATAAAAGATGGCAAACTGGCGTTTAAATTTGAAAAAGCGCAATAGATAATTTAGCCTGGCGGGATAAAGTTGCAAAATAGTTTTAAAAGAATTTATCACTTCCCAAACACCCACCTAGCTCCTGCGAATTCGCCTCTTTGTATGGGTGGCGATTTAAGCGTGGAAGCCTTAACTCAAGCATACGAAAAAGGAATTTTTCCTTGGTTTTTACCACACGAGCCAATTTATTGGTGGTGTCCGGATCCTCGCGCAGTTTTACTTCCAAAAGAAGTTAGAATCCAAAAAAGCATAAAATCATCTCTCAAAAAATTTAGCGTTAAATTTGACCATGATTTTGCAGGATTTTTAAAAATTTGTAAAAAAGAGCGAGCCAACAAAGAAGATACTTGGCTAAGTGATACCATCGTAGAAGCCTATACGGCGATGTTTGAAGCAGGATTTGCTCATAGTGTAGAAGTTTACGAGGATGAAAAAATTATCGGCGGACTTTACGGACTCATATTCGGCAAAGTTTTTTGTGGAGAGAGTATGATAAGTCTAAAAACAGGCGCTTCAAAAGTAGCCCTTATAAGGCTTTGCGAAGTTTTGGCAAAATTTGATTTTTTAATAGATTGTCAGGTTATGAATGATCATCTTAAATTTATGGGTGCTGTTACTATGCCAAGAGATGAATTTTTAGATAAATTTGAAATATTAAAAAATAATGATTCTGGATTTAAAAACTTCAAAGACTTAGAGAAATTTTTATAATTTTAGGAACAATATTTGCTTATATCTATAGTGAATTTTAAATAAAAGGCTAAAGATGTTTGCAGGAATTTCAAGCTCTAAATCAAAACAACTGGTAGAAAGCGCACTGGCTAGCAGAAATTTGCGCCAGCAGCTTATATCAAGCAACATCGCAAACATCGATACGCCGTTTTATAAATCACGCGATATCGCATTTGAAAGAGCGCTTAGCGAAAGAGCTGCTGAAATTTACGGCAAAAAAGAGACTAAAGAGCTTGAGTTTGCCCAAACTGACGCGTCTCACCTGCCAAAGGTAAATTTTCCTGACTCAAAACTAGCTACGATCTTTCTTCGTGACGGACACATGGCTAGAAACGACGGAAATACCGTTGATCTTGACGTAGAGACAACCGAGCTTAGCAAAAATGCGATCATGATAACTGCGCTTGATAACGCAATGAAGCGCGATAGCGCGAACTTTAAAAGCGTGATTGAAGCAAGTAGCAAGATTTAAAGGAAATTAAGATGAGTTATTTAAGCGATTTTGATATAAGCGGATACGGACTAAGCGCACAGAGATTTAGAATGAACGTAATTAGCTCAAACATAGCTAATGCAAACACGACTAGAACAGCAGAAGGCGGACCGTATCGCAGGCGCGAAGTGATATTTAAAGCAGTTGATTTCGATAGCACGCTAAATGAGCAAATCGCAAAAAAAACGAACATGCTTGAGTATGAAAACCCGCTTGATGATAGCTTTTGGCAAAAAGACGCAAAACCTGCTATAATGAGTGTCGTAGTTGATAAAGTGGTGCGCGACGATAAGGATTTTAAACTAAAATACGATCCAAGCCACCCTGATGCTAATGCCAAAGGATATGTCGCATATCCAAATATAAATCCGGTCGTCGAAATGGCTGATCTGATCGAGGCTACAAGAGCCTATCAGGCAAACGTCTCTGCATTTCAAAGCGCAAAGACGATCGCCCAAAGTGCGATAGAACTATTAAGAGGTTAATAAAAATGACAAATATCGATAAAATCGGCTCTGTTGCTTCGCCATTTAAAAAAGAAAATGCAAATTTAACTCAAAAAAGCCAAAATGAATTTGCAGCCATGCTTGATAACTCGCTTAAAGAACTAAACGAAGTGCAAGTAAATGCCGATAAAGCAATCGCCGATCTAGCAACAGGCGAAGTAAAAGACCTTCATCAAGCCGCAATCGCCATAGGCAAGGCGGAAACCAGCATGAAACTAATGCTTGAAATTCGCAACAAAGCGCTAAGCGCGTACAAAGAGATATCAAGGACACAAATTTAGCCTTAAATGAATTCCAAAAAATCAAAAATTTTAATTTTATTTTCACTAATTGTATTTGGGATATCTATATTTTTAGCAGTTATCTTTTATAGAGCAAACATCGAAAGACGCTTGCCAAAGCTTGAAACAAGCGAAGTAAATACCGCACTTCGCGGCAATATAGTCACAAAAGACGGATTTAGCGTCGCAAGTAGCCAAAAACTATATAAAGCTATGGTAGACACAAGAAATATCGATCCTGATAAGAAAGATATGTTTATCAAACTTTATTCTTTATATAGCGGCGACAATCCAAAAAGAGTTAAAAAGATACTAGACGGAGCAAAAGGCATCGTAACATTGTCTTATAAGATTGATGCCAAAGGTGCCGCTTACTTAAAAGAATTAACCAGAAAACTATATAGAAAAAAAATTTTTATCCCTTATGAAGATCCAAATACCGGCGTTGCCAGTCTAAGAGGTATGAGCATAGTCGAAAGCGGGGAAAATAGACAATATATTTCAAAAGATTCTTTAACTCCAGTTATCGGATACGTTAAAAAAGTAGAAAAAGATAACATTACAAAGGTTGAAGGCGTAAAAGGGGTTGAAAAATCCTATGAATACTACATCTCAGCTATTCAAGATGCAAAACTTATAGGACCAAAAGATATAGGCAATAATATAATTTTGACAAGCGATTCAAATCTGGCAAATAGAGTCGATGGATACGATACGATCTTAAGCATATCGCTTAAATTCCAAACAATGCTTGAAAAGATCATTGACGAGAAAAAGGAATTTCTAAACGCAAAAGAGATAATAGTAGGCGTTATGGATTCAAAAACAGGAGAGATGCTAGCACTTGCCACAACCTCAAGATATGACCCGTCAAATATCAGAAAGCAAGATTATAAGGCACTAAATTCAAGCGCTACGGAATACGCATACGAGGCTGGTTCTGTTTTTAAGCCTTTTATGTTCTCAGTTTTACTAGCCAATAATAAAATAAATCCCTTAGAAATGATAAACACATATAACGGAAAATACCAACTAGGAAAACGAATAATAAGAGATACTCATCCGGAAGCCTATATGACAGCGGAAGATATTATAGTGCATTCTTCAAACATAGGTATGATTCAGATCGCTCAAAGGCTTGACGGGCATCAAATTTACTCGGGACTTTTAAAATTTGGCTTCACTCAAAAGACTGGAATCGATATGCCGTATGAGCAGGTAGGGAATATGCCTCCTATAGTCAAGATGAATTCGCAAATTTATAAGGCTACAATTAGCTACGGTTACGGTCTTCAGGCAACTTTTATACAGCTTTTAAAAGCCTATAATGTATTTAATAATAAAGGTATTATGGTAACACCAAAAGTCGTTAGCTCACTTTATAAAAACGGTAAATTTTATATTGTTAATAAGCCCGAACCGGTAGAAGTTTTAACACAAGATGTGGCAAAAAGGATGAAGAGAATCCTAATAAAGGCCGTTGAAAACGGAACAGGGAAAAAGACAAAAACTGCCGGACTTGAAATAGGCGGCAAAACCGGAACGGCACATATCGCATCAAAAGATGGCGGATACGCCAATAACTACAACGGATCTTTTTTCGGTTTTGTTAATGATTCGGAAGGAAACAGCTACACCATAGGAGTGCTAGCTAGAGAACCTAAAAAACCATACTACTACTTTGGTGCTCAAAGCGCACTTCCAGTATTCAAACAAACCGTTGATCTAATGGTGGATGAAGGATTTTTAAAGCCTAGCGATATAAACAGAACCAACGAAAATATCGTAAAGTCCGCCACTCAAAAACAAAAATTATAATTTTTGCAGGATAGAGCTAAGAGGAGAACCGTTTTGGCTAGCCGATGATAATCTTTGTTGTTTTTGCAATAAAGAGTTATTTTGTAAACTTGCCAGCAGATCCTTTTTAAACTGCTCTAATAGATCTTCAAGTATATTTTTTAGTTCTAAAATTTCATCTTTGCCTTTATTTTTTAAGCCCTCTTCATCAAGCCCCAAGGTCTTTATCAGTTCCTCTTTTTTAGCAGCTATTTTCTCTTCGATTTTTGATTGATTTAATTGACTTAAAAATGCCGTAGCGCCTAGATTTATCAAATTTTGTTTAAATTTGTCTAAATCCATACTGATTTTTGAATTTATATTGTCAAAATTTGAGTTGGTATCTTTTAAATACTTTTCAAAATCATCATTATGACTTGATGAACTTTTGGCTAAATTTAAACCTTTTGCTAAATTTTTTAAAGATAAAAGATATGAATCTATATTTTTAGACTCCATTTACTTTCCTTATAAATAATTTTATAAAGGGAAAGCAAATTTTATTCCGTTTAAGTTCTAATTTGCAGTGTTGTTGTTTATATAACTTAAGCCGGTTTGAAATATAAATTTAGCAAATTCTTCACTGTCATTAAGACAAGGAACTACGTCGTAATACTCAAATTTAAGCTCATTGGCAACATCTCTATACTCTTTTACGAGCTCAAAAACAGTCTCTGAGTTGTCGATGCAAAACGATATGGGATAAATTAAAGCCTTTTTGTTTTTAATACCTGCTAAGGTATCACCCAAAGAAGGTTCCAGCCATTTTACCGGTCCGAGTCTTGATTGATAAGCCAATCGAATATCTGCAAATTTCATATCTTCATTGATTAAATTTGAGAGTATTTCTACATGAGATCTTATATGTTTTTCATAAAGATCACCATTATCTATTGTTTTTTGCGGAAGAGAGTGAGCTGAAAATATCAAGGTAATATCATCAGTTTTTATATTTCTTACACTATTTCTTACACTATTTAAAACTGCATCATTATATGTTTGATTTTCAAAAAATGGCTCCACAATTTTTACTTTTGACTTCAAATTAAGCTCATTAAACGCCAAATTAAAATCATCTATACTCGATGAAATGGTTGTCACAGAGTGATGAGGATATAGTGGAAAAACTACAATTTCATCAAAATTTTCATATTTTTTTAACACTTCTTTGGCAAATGGAGGCGTGTAGTTCATCGCAAAATCAACCGCATCAAACTCACTGCTTAAATTTGAAATTTTAGAGCATAAACTAGCTGTTATTTCACAAAGAGGTGACTTGCCTCCGATTTGATTATAGTTGCTTTTAGCAGCCTTTAGTCGTCCTTTTGCGATCATAAAACCAACGAATTTACGTAAAATTTTATTTTTGATACTAAGAATATACGGGTCATTAAACATATTTTTTAAAAAAACTTCAACCTCTTCTATATTGTTTGGGCCACCCATATTTAATAGCAAAAGCAATCTTTTCATACGCATATTTCATATACCTTCAAAGCATCATCAAGCGATGCCAAATTATTAATTTTATTATTTTTACAAAGTTCAAAAAATTCTAAATGAGCCTTTTTAATAGGCGAAATATCACTATCTACTTTTAAATTTTGCTGTCCATAATCAGTGTATTTATTTAATTTCATTCCTATCAAATCTCCAAAATATATTCCGCTATTTGCCGAAACTTCGATTATAAACCGATCTATAGGATAATTTATGGAGTTATGTATACTCACTAAAGTTTGATTTTTCATTTTCAGCTGACAAAGAGTATTTGTTGGATTCTTTTTATCCTCTTTATGAACTTCAAATTTAGAAAATTGCGCTATATCACTAGCCGCTACAAATCTTGCCAGATCAATATTTTGCAAGATTTCTAAATTTAAATTCCTGCTTGAACAAAAGCCTCTTGTAATATTTATCGAATAAATCTTCTCTTCTCTCTCAAGAGATTTTTTTAAAGATACTATCACAGGATTAAACCTATCAAAAAATCCAGCCACACTCATAACTCCACTTAGATTAGAGTAATATTTCATCTCATGAATTGCACCTGTATTTTTAGCTATAGGATGATGGATAAATATATGTTTACAGGTTTTCACACACTTTGAAAAAAGCTCAAGATACTGTATTCCATCTGTTATTATAATA includes these proteins:
- the smpB gene encoding SsrA-binding protein SmpB; amino-acid sequence: MGKDLAKNKKALHDFSILETFETGIVLKGSEVKALRAGRANLKDSFVRIIKGEMFLLNAHISHLSTTHSTFRPDERAPRKLLMHRKQIDKLFGAVTQEGLTLVALVLYLNDKNIVKAKIALAKGKNLHDKRESLKKREADKEARAAMKRYI
- a CDS encoding TlpA family protein disulfide reductase, which translates into the protein MKKIFLAILCVIFLVGCGKEDETAKAPAKVEGYKAGEEIKLTSVFGKELTLLRTQGGFVIKGDESKIIMFDIFGTFCPPCQKEAPELMDFQLKNNKDFTIIALTHFENVTNQHVIENFAQKYNAYYFISNDMPVNDKLSAQILEDIKYPHLESVPIKMVLKNGIYQPLTDIASGKFGVHYYLGGIHLDKLTQDFERIKNVN
- a CDS encoding ATP-dependent Clp protease adaptor ClpS, encoding MSTKTSERTLKNTSLKEKIKFPKKFKVILLNDDVTSMDFVVDVLTQIFHYSAQSAIALMLKVHNEGSAVCGVYIKEIALSKQNEVRKAAINAGYPLKVDIEEE
- a CDS encoding AAA family ATPase — its product is MLDANLSYFLEKAGQFAYSNSHEYLTSEHILFVLINLNEESRDMLASAGLRDIEGLRNDLKNYLAQNNEQVTQNKQPKMTLLLEQIFKELTDETKAQNKNIGIRELLYKIAVSKDSFCSQILDFYGVDAQKIKEETTADSDKFENLSKFAINLTVLAKEGKIDPIIGRINELERLMQTLSRRKKNNPLLVGEAGVGKTAIVEGLALKISQDKVPDKLKGSQIFALDIGAMIAGTKYRGDFEKRLKDVIDEASNHENAVLFIDEIHTIIGAGATSGGSLDMSNLLKPALANGSLRCIGATTYTEYRNFFEKEKALSRRFAKIDVEEPSIEDSVEILKGLRTKYEKFHNVKYSDEILKLSVELAKKYINDRFLPDSAIDLIDEVGARLALKEKKNVKVKKSDISEVLSKIANIPNTTDVKTNDISFLKDLEKNLKSEIFGQDDAVKTLADAIKRSYAGLKNPTSPIGVFLFTGSSGVGKSELAISLARNLNINFERFDMSEYMEKHSVSRLIGAPPGYVGFEGGGMLTNSIKKHPYSVILFDEIEKANDELVNVFLQIFDSASLTDNTGAKSDFRNTIIIMTSNLGSKEAPKMGFSKDESSRSDSAVKNFFSPEFRNRIDAVVHFNDLNEDILARITQKIIDELNFNLKEKKVIIKADTKAKEYLYKKGYSNEFGARNLKRIIQDEISTKISDEILFGTLKTGGVVNIGIKDGKLAFKFEKAQ
- the aat gene encoding leucyl/phenylalanyl-tRNA--protein transferase, coding for MGGDLSVEALTQAYEKGIFPWFLPHEPIYWWCPDPRAVLLPKEVRIQKSIKSSLKKFSVKFDHDFAGFLKICKKERANKEDTWLSDTIVEAYTAMFEAGFAHSVEVYEDEKIIGGLYGLIFGKVFCGESMISLKTGASKVALIRLCEVLAKFDFLIDCQVMNDHLKFMGAVTMPRDEFLDKFEILKNNDSGFKNFKDLEKFL
- the flgB gene encoding flagellar basal body rod protein FlgB, which codes for MFAGISSSKSKQLVESALASRNLRQQLISSNIANIDTPFYKSRDIAFERALSERAAEIYGKKETKELEFAQTDASHLPKVNFPDSKLATIFLRDGHMARNDGNTVDLDVETTELSKNAIMITALDNAMKRDSANFKSVIEASSKI
- the flgC gene encoding flagellar basal body rod protein FlgC; this translates as MSYLSDFDISGYGLSAQRFRMNVISSNIANANTTRTAEGGPYRRREVIFKAVDFDSTLNEQIAKKTNMLEYENPLDDSFWQKDAKPAIMSVVVDKVVRDDKDFKLKYDPSHPDANAKGYVAYPNINPVVEMADLIEATRAYQANVSAFQSAKTIAQSAIELLRG
- the fliE gene encoding flagellar hook-basal body complex protein FliE translates to MTNIDKIGSVASPFKKENANLTQKSQNEFAAMLDNSLKELNEVQVNADKAIADLATGEVKDLHQAAIAIGKAETSMKLMLEIRNKALSAYKEISRTQI
- a CDS encoding peptidoglycan D,D-transpeptidase FtsI family protein; this encodes MNSKKSKILILFSLIVFGISIFLAVIFYRANIERRLPKLETSEVNTALRGNIVTKDGFSVASSQKLYKAMVDTRNIDPDKKDMFIKLYSLYSGDNPKRVKKILDGAKGIVTLSYKIDAKGAAYLKELTRKLYRKKIFIPYEDPNTGVASLRGMSIVESGENRQYISKDSLTPVIGYVKKVEKDNITKVEGVKGVEKSYEYYISAIQDAKLIGPKDIGNNIILTSDSNLANRVDGYDTILSISLKFQTMLEKIIDEKKEFLNAKEIIVGVMDSKTGEMLALATTSRYDPSNIRKQDYKALNSSATEYAYEAGSVFKPFMFSVLLANNKINPLEMINTYNGKYQLGKRIIRDTHPEAYMTAEDIIVHSSNIGMIQIAQRLDGHQIYSGLLKFGFTQKTGIDMPYEQVGNMPPIVKMNSQIYKATISYGYGLQATFIQLLKAYNVFNNKGIMVTPKVVSSLYKNGKFYIVNKPEPVEVLTQDVAKRMKRILIKAVENGTGKKTKTAGLEIGGKTGTAHIASKDGGYANNYNGSFFGFVNDSEGNSYTIGVLAREPKKPYYYFGAQSALPVFKQTVDLMVDEGFLKPSDINRTNENIVKSATQKQKL
- a CDS encoding response regulator, coding for MESKNIDSYLLSLKNLAKGLNLAKSSSSHNDDFEKYLKDTNSNFDNINSKISMDLDKFKQNLINLGATAFLSQLNQSKIEEKIAAKKEELIKTLGLDEEGLKNKGKDEILELKNILEDLLEQFKKDLLASLQNNSLLQKQQRLSSASQNGSPLSSILQKL
- the hemH gene encoding ferrochelatase, yielding MKRLLLLLNMGGPNNIEEVEVFLKNMFNDPYILSIKNKILRKFVGFMIAKGRLKAAKSNYNQIGGKSPLCEITASLCSKISNLSSEFDAVDFAMNYTPPFAKEVLKKYENFDEIVVFPLYPHHSVTTISSSIDDFNLAFNELNLKSKVKIVEPFFENQTYNDAVLNSVRNSVRNIKTDDITLIFSAHSLPQKTIDNGDLYEKHIRSHVEILSNLINEDMKFADIRLAYQSRLGPVKWLEPSLGDTLAGIKNKKALIYPISFCIDNSETVFELVKEYRDVANELKFEYYDVVPCLNDSEEFAKFIFQTGLSYINNNTAN
- a CDS encoding Gfo/Idh/MocA family oxidoreductase — protein: MKKRLAIIGFNDVGKFHCNELRRSDEFDLVGVYCQKNSESFGRIKIYSDLNELFESADPEAIIITDGIQYLELFSKCVKTCKHIFIHHPIAKNTGAIHEMKYYSNLSGVMSVAGFFDRFNPVIVSLKKSLEREEKIYSINITRGFCSSRNLNLEILQNIDLARFVAASDIAQFSKFEVHKEDKKNPTNTLCQLKMKNQTLVSIHNSINYPIDRFIIEVSANSGIYFGDLIGMKLNKYTDYGQQNLKVDSDISPIKKAHLEFFELCKNNKINNLASLDDALKVYEICV